A genomic region of Alphaproteobacteria bacterium contains the following coding sequences:
- a CDS encoding MarR family winged helix-turn-helix transcriptional regulator, with translation MTIEASASDPAAEAVHPPAQDITELMVFRLARLVAINERAGHRWSEQMFALRLNEWRVLGLARALEPVQFREIAGRLIMDKGQLSRIVKALVERGFLDTMVARDDARSLEIHTTEAGRQLHDRVLPFTKQRNEAAVEVLTREEYLEFMRVLDKLLEHNESQLRQSEWDK, from the coding sequence ATGACTATAGAGGCGTCCGCGAGCGATCCTGCCGCTGAGGCTGTTCATCCTCCAGCCCAGGATATCACCGAGCTGATGGTTTTCCGGCTGGCCCGGCTGGTCGCCATCAACGAGCGCGCAGGTCATCGCTGGTCGGAGCAGATGTTCGCTCTCCGTCTCAACGAATGGCGCGTCTTGGGCCTCGCCCGGGCCCTGGAACCCGTTCAGTTTCGTGAGATTGCCGGACGCCTGATCATGGACAAGGGGCAACTGAGCCGCATTGTCAAAGCGCTGGTGGAGCGTGGATTCCTTGATACGATGGTGGCCAGGGATGATGCCCGTTCGCTGGAAATCCACACCACCGAAGCAGGAAGGCAACTGCATGACAGAGTACTGCCATTCACAAAGCAAAGGAACGAAGCGGCTGTTGAAGTTCTGACCAGGGAAGAATACCTGGAATTCATGCGCGTTCTCGACAAACTGCTGGAACACAACGAAAGCCAGTTGCGCCAGAGCGAGTGGGACAAATGA